In Streptomyces sannanensis, the DNA window CTCCGAGGGCGGCCGGCTCGTTGCCTACGGGCGGCTCTGGGACGACTCGGGGGCCGAGCGCATCGACATCGACCACTATGCACTGCCCGGCCGGCACGCAGCCGCCCTTCACCTGCTGGAGCTGATGGAGGCCAGGGCCGCCGAGAAGGCCGGGGAGAACGGCGCCGACCGTGCGGTCGTCCATCTCAACCTCCATATCCAGCCCACCACGGACACCGCGATGCTCACCGGCCGCGGCTGGCGGACCGTGCGCAGGTATCACGTCATGACCCGGTCGCTGTCGCCGCAGGCCGATCCGGTGCCCGAGCCGCCCGCCGGGGTGACCCTGCGGGACTGCCGGGAGGAGGCCGACCGGCGGCGCGCCCATGAGTTGCTCGAGGAGACCTTCGCCGATCACTTCGGGCATCTGCCGCGCAGCTACCAGCAGTGGCTCGACGACCTGGACGGGGCCGGCCTCGACTGGTCGCTGGTCTGGATCGCCTCCCTGGCCGGGTCGGGCGATGTGGCAGTCCTGCTGTCCCGGGACGATCAGGAGGCCAGGGGCTGGGTGCGCAACATCGGCGTACGGAAGGAGGCACGGGGCAAGGGTCTCGGCGG includes these proteins:
- a CDS encoding GNAT family N-acetyltransferase; protein product: MPLTVRPAALGDAPAICELLNAVDLAEIGRAETDLHRVEGELKHPEADLVRNSWLVSEGGRLVAYGRLWDDSGAERIDIDHYALPGRHAAALHLLELMEARAAEKAGENGADRAVVHLNLHIQPTTDTAMLTGRGWRTVRRYHVMTRSLSPQADPVPEPPAGVTLRDCREEADRRRAHELLEETFADHFGHLPRSYQQWLDDLDGAGLDWSLVWIASLAGSGDVAVLLSRDDQEARGWVRNIGVRKEARGKGLGGYLLRHAFGTFAARGRDAIGLGVDTRNSTGALRLYEAHGMSRLYAIDAWEVTLPATG